Proteins encoded together in one Oscillatoria sp. FACHB-1407 window:
- a CDS encoding ribbon-helix-helix domain-containing protein: MADKIEEEQLVKRITVTLDDDTHRILQQWADDEARSVPNLLAWLALKAAKEHDQGKTDKDKKEDA; this comes from the coding sequence ATGGCAGACAAGATCGAGGAAGAACAGTTGGTCAAGCGGATAACGGTCACATTAGATGACGACACGCACCGCATCTTGCAGCAATGGGCAGACGACGAAGCCAGGTCTGTCCCGAATCTGCTTGCTTGGCTAGCCTTAAAAGCTGCCAAAGAGCATGATCAGGGAAAGACCGATAAGGATAAGAAGGAGGATGCCTAG
- a CDS encoding CU044_2847 family protein — translation MTFAESRTDTVPVQLPNGAIVKVEVSKTGREDVSFDPKQFQPVADAIEGVVQMIATPIQKVRPKKATVKFGMELAIESGQLTAIIVKGSGKANLEITLEWEAQPKIES, via the coding sequence ATGACTTTTGCTGAATCTCGTACTGATACTGTTCCAGTTCAGCTTCCCAATGGAGCGATCGTCAAAGTTGAGGTGTCAAAAACTGGGCGGGAGGATGTCAGTTTTGATCCAAAGCAATTTCAGCCAGTGGCAGATGCGATCGAGGGTGTAGTGCAGATGATTGCAACACCAATCCAAAAAGTAAGACCTAAAAAGGCGACGGTGAAATTTGGCATGGAATTGGCGATCGAGTCTGGGCAACTGACGGCAATTATTGTCAAAGGTTCTGGCAAGGCTAATCTAGAAATCACATTGGAATGGGAAGCCCAGCCTAAGATTGAATCATGA
- a CDS encoding HEAT repeat domain-containing protein, producing the protein MSQLEDLLQQCTVKLTLPGRLGWGTGFFVAPGWILTCAHVVQGARDEPVQVRWQKQENWAQATVERLLADPFDLALLKVTGSTEANPPCVYFDEEIRSRDPLYLFGYPDQDFSNGCPVTFNCEGLTGDESALIKFALGQVRPGMSGSPLLNQRTGKVCGMVKFTRDRSFDLGGGAIPTHVILEQFPQLRKLQREFHGSDRRWSVLTSTGQAEINFRPYLEAVINHYSQQRHLYTPTNALLPLEARSVERPGQDGKQEQQSEKKVEQFPVLEGLRKYALGTQREHVLLAGRPGSGKSTTLRQLAVSLAEEGQVPVLVQLKGDRPVPDLIQAEFRRMKQRVTLEQIDEWLLAERLVLLLDGVNEIPNDSLRRSLAQFREENPTVPMIFTTRDLSLRGDLGIGKRLEMKPLLERQMREFVGKYLPEQGNHLLVQLRDRLREIAETPLLLKMLCDVFQQIGEVPQSKGELFRRFDAEYERFKGLPAVSEDFRRFKAELLQHLAWLMMQGDEQRPTEFVLTLARTQAEKRIEQWLNQRVSDPGTKAKEWLEDLLEHHLLQVATDSRQIEFHHQLFQEYYAAEYLRQQLPDLLKDENRFKRDYLNYLKWTEPMALMLALVDSKEQAEQLVKLALAVDLILGARLAGEVKSEFQSQTVKFVEELDVPNWLKVQLLGETRSDYAIPILLKLMEDSDSDVRRRAAGALAKIGSEVAIPGLLRLVEDADSDMRWRVAGVLGEIGSEAAIPGLLRLVEDADSDVRRSAVDALGQIGSEVAIPGLLKLLEDSDSDVCGSAVDALGKIGSEVAIAVLLKLLEDTDHKLRWSAANALGQIGGEVAIAVLVKLVEDADSNVRWSAIDALGQLGKIGNEAALPVLLKLVEDTDSDVRRRVAGALGKIGSEASIPVLLKLVEDTDSNVRWGAVDALCQIGNEVAIADLLKLTENANSDVRKSAVDALGRIGNEMAIVDLLKLMEDTDSDVRWSAAGALGKIGNEMAIVDLLKLMEDADSDVRWSAVEALGRIGSEAAIPVLLRFLEDTDYNVRWSAVEALGQINSEAAIPSLLKLVEDIGSDMRWKAVEALGKIGSEAAIPVLLKLMEDADSDVRWSAVEALGRIGSEAAIPVLLKLMEDADSDVRWSAVEALGKIGNAATIPVLLKLLEDTDHKLRWSAAEALDQIGNAAAIPSLLKLLEHADSNARDALAQIGSEAAIPSLLKLMEDADYDVRKSAAEALAQIGGEAAIPSLLKLMEDADYDVRKSAAEALGRIGSEASIPGLLKLLEDADYDVRRSAADVLVQIGSEAAIPSLLKLVEHADPYVRGSAAEALGKIGSEVAIPSLLKLVQDADYNVRRRIADALAQIGSEVALPGLLKLLEDADYNVRRIAANALGNIEKKQADVFSPHLTHLLTLIPTDSGKYAQRIILAIQENCRYYDYEIFQTYLVAQKGDFQIHQNSHPNAITIQTLKRLTIMTDKAPTFNQQHAIIGVNYAAEGSTIEFTQHTNTSEQTFEILLTDYQQFIQQLQQKYSTLTDPTTVPQIIEVEAKLIEAQDQQRWQNFLNLKRLWNGSKKAGIKVGEHFAENNVWAKGAIAFLEGVSEDGK; encoded by the coding sequence ATGAGCCAGCTAGAAGATCTGCTACAACAATGCACAGTGAAGCTGACCCTTCCTGGTCGTTTGGGTTGGGGAACAGGTTTCTTTGTGGCTCCCGGATGGATTCTCACTTGTGCTCACGTGGTTCAAGGAGCAAGAGATGAGCCTGTTCAGGTGCGTTGGCAGAAACAGGAGAACTGGGCGCAAGCGACAGTGGAGCGATTGCTAGCTGACCCTTTTGATTTAGCCTTACTGAAAGTAACAGGTTCTACTGAGGCAAATCCACCGTGCGTGTATTTTGATGAGGAAATTCGCTCCCGCGATCCACTGTATTTATTTGGATACCCTGACCAGGACTTTTCCAACGGCTGCCCAGTAACATTCAACTGCGAGGGGCTAACGGGGGATGAATCAGCACTAATTAAGTTTGCTTTAGGGCAGGTGCGCCCTGGGATGAGTGGATCGCCGTTGCTGAATCAGCGGACGGGAAAGGTGTGTGGAATGGTGAAATTTACGCGCGATCGCTCCTTTGATCTGGGTGGTGGTGCCATTCCGACCCACGTGATTTTGGAACAGTTTCCTCAATTGCGAAAGCTTCAGCGGGAGTTTCATGGGAGCGATCGGCGTTGGAGTGTACTAACTTCAACAGGACAGGCAGAAATCAATTTTCGCCCCTACCTGGAAGCTGTCATCAATCACTATTCTCAACAACGTCATCTGTACACCCCTACCAATGCCCTGTTACCTTTGGAAGCTAGGTCGGTAGAACGACCAGGACAAGATGGTAAGCAAGAACAGCAATCAGAGAAAAAAGTTGAGCAGTTTCCAGTGCTGGAGGGATTGCGGAAGTATGCTTTAGGCACGCAGCGAGAGCATGTGTTGTTGGCAGGACGACCGGGATCAGGGAAATCGACTACATTGCGACAGTTAGCAGTGTCCCTGGCAGAGGAAGGGCAAGTTCCGGTGTTGGTGCAGTTGAAGGGTGATCGCCCCGTTCCTGACCTGATCCAGGCAGAATTTCGCCGGATGAAACAGCGAGTGACTCTTGAACAGATTGATGAGTGGTTACTGGCAGAGCGTCTGGTATTGCTGTTGGATGGGGTAAATGAAATTCCCAATGATTCACTGCGGCGATCACTTGCCCAGTTTCGGGAAGAGAACCCAACTGTACCCATGATCTTCACCACACGAGATTTGAGTCTGAGAGGCGACTTGGGTATTGGCAAGCGGCTGGAGATGAAGCCCTTGTTAGAGCGACAAATGCGGGAGTTTGTGGGCAAGTATTTGCCGGAGCAGGGCAATCACCTGTTGGTGCAGTTGCGCGATCGCCTGCGAGAAATTGCCGAAACACCACTACTGTTGAAAATGCTCTGTGATGTGTTTCAACAAATAGGCGAAGTGCCGCAAAGTAAGGGCGAATTGTTTCGGCGATTTGATGCCGAGTACGAGCGGTTTAAGGGGTTGCCTGCGGTGTCTGAGGATTTTAGGCGGTTTAAGGCAGAGTTGTTGCAGCATTTAGCCTGGTTGATGATGCAGGGAGATGAACAGCGCCCCACTGAATTTGTTTTGACGCTGGCCCGTACCCAAGCCGAAAAACGTATTGAGCAATGGCTGAACCAGCGGGTCAGTGATCCAGGGACTAAAGCTAAAGAATGGTTGGAGGATTTGCTGGAGCATCATTTATTACAAGTGGCGACAGACTCCCGACAAATTGAATTCCATCACCAGTTGTTTCAGGAATACTACGCCGCAGAATATTTACGGCAACAACTCCCTGATTTGCTTAAAGATGAAAATCGCTTTAAACGAGACTACCTTAACTACCTGAAGTGGACAGAGCCAATGGCATTGATGTTAGCTTTGGTAGACAGCAAAGAACAGGCGGAGCAATTGGTGAAACTGGCGTTGGCTGTGGATTTGATTTTGGGGGCAAGGCTGGCAGGTGAAGTGAAGTCAGAGTTTCAGTCGCAAACCGTCAAGTTTGTGGAGGAGTTGGACGTACCGAATTGGTTAAAGGTTCAACTTTTGGGGGAGACGCGATCGGATTATGCCATTCCGATTTTGCTGAAATTGATGGAAGATTCTGACTCTGATGTGCGTAGGAGAGCAGCAGGGGCGTTAGCCAAGATTGGCAGTGAAGTAGCGATACCGGGCTTGCTGAGACTAGTGGAAGATGCTGACTCTGATATGCGTTGGAGGGTAGCAGGGGTGTTAGGCGAGATTGGCAGTGAAGCGGCGATACCGGGCTTGCTGAGACTAGTGGAAGATGCTGATTCTGATGTGCGTCGGAGCGCAGTAGATGCGTTAGGTCAGATTGGCAGTGAAGTGGCGATACCGGGTTTACTTAAACTGTTGGAAGATTCTGACTCTGATGTGTGTGGGAGCGCAGTAGATGCGTTAGGCAAGATTGGCAGTGAAGTGGCAATTGCGGTCTTGCTTAAACTGTTGGAAGATACTGACCATAAGTTGCGTTGGAGCGCAGCAAATGCGTTAGGTCAGATTGGCGGTGAAGTGGCGATTGCGGTCTTAGTTAAACTGGTAGAAGATGCTGACTCTAATGTGCGTTGGAGCGCAATAGATGCGTTAGGTCAGTTAGGCAAGATTGGTAATGAAGCGGCACTACCGGTTTTACTTAAACTAGTAGAAGATACTGACTCTGATGTGCGTAGAAGAGTAGCAGGGGCGTTAGGCAAGATTGGCAGTGAAGCGTCCATACCGGTCTTGCTTAAATTGGTAGAAGATACTGACTCTAATGTGCGTTGGGGCGCAGTAGATGCGTTATGTCAGATTGGCAATGAAGTGGCAATTGCGGACTTGCTTAAATTGACGGAGAATGCTAACTCTGATGTGCGTAAGAGCGCAGTAGACGCGTTAGGCAGGATTGGCAATGAAATGGCAATTGTGGACTTGCTTAAACTGATGGAAGATACTGACTCTGATGTGCGTTGGAGCGCAGCAGGGGCGTTAGGCAAGATTGGCAATGAAATGGCAATTGTGGACTTGCTTAAACTGATGGAAGATGCTGACTCTGATGTGCGTTGGAGCGCAGTAGAGGCATTAGGCAGGATTGGCAGTGAAGCGGCTATACCGGTCTTGCTGAGATTTTTGGAGGATACTGACTACAACGTGCGTTGGAGCGCAGTAGAGGCGTTAGGTCAGATTAACAGTGAGGCGGCGATTCCAAGCTTGTTGAAACTGGTGGAAGATATTGGCTCTGATATGCGTTGGAAAGCAGTAGAGGCGTTAGGCAAGATTGGCAGTGAAGCGGCTATACCGGTCTTGCTTAAATTGATGGAAGATGCTGACTCTGATGTGCGTTGGAGCGCAGTAGAGGCATTAGGCAGGATTGGCAGTGAAGCGGCTATACCGGTCTTGCTTAAATTGATGGAAGATGCTGACTCTGATGTGCGTTGGAGCGCAGTAGAGGCATTAGGCAAGATTGGCAATGCAGCGACGATACCGGTCTTGCTTAAACTGTTGGAAGATACTGACCATAAGTTACGTTGGAGCGCAGCGGAAGCATTAGATCAGATTGGCAATGCAGCAGCGATACCGAGCTTGCTGAAGCTGTTAGAACATGCTGACTCCAATGCGCGAGATGCGTTAGCCCAGATTGGCAGTGAAGCGGCGATTCCAAGCTTGCTTAAACTGATGGAGGACGCTGACTATGATGTGCGTAAGAGCGCAGCAGAGGCATTAGCCCAGATTGGCGGTGAAGCGGCGATTCCAAGCTTGCTTAAACTGATGGAGGACGCTGACTATGATGTGCGTAAGAGCGCAGCAGAGGCATTAGGCAGGATTGGCAGTGAAGCGTCCATACCGGGTTTGCTGAAATTATTAGAAGACGCTGACTATGATGTGCGTAGGAGCGCAGCGGATGTGTTAGTCCAGATTGGCAGTGAAGCGGCGATTCCAAGCTTGCTGAAACTGGTAGAGCACGCGGATCCTTACGTGCGTGGGAGCGCAGCAGAGGCATTAGGCAAGATTGGCAGTGAAGTGGCGATTCCAAGCTTGCTGAAACTGGTGCAAGACGCTGATTACAACGTGCGTAGGAGAATAGCAGATGCGTTAGCCCAGATTGGCAGTGAAGTAGCGCTACCAGGTTTACTGAAATTGTTGGAAGATGCTGATTACAACGTGCGTAGGATCGCAGCAAATGCATTAGGTAACATTGAGAAAAAACAGGCGGATGTATTTTCTCCCCATCTCACTCATTTGCTCACGCTCATCCCAACCGATTCAGGTAAATATGCCCAGCGCATCATTCTCGCCATCCAAGAAAACTGCAGATACTACGACTACGAAATCTTTCAAACCTATCTAGTCGCGCAGAAGGGCGATTTCCAAATCCACCAAAACAGCCATCCAAACGCCATCACCATCCAAACCCTGAAGAGATTAACCATCATGACTGACAAAGCCCCGACCTTCAATCAGCAACACGCAATCATTGGCGTGAATTATGCCGCTGAAGGCAGCACCATAGAATTTACTCAGCACACTAACACTTCTGAGCAAACCTTTGAGATTTTGCTTACCGATTACCAGCAATTTATTCAGCAACTTCAGCAAAAATACTCCACCCTGACCGACCCAACCACTGTTCCGCAAATTATTGAAGTCGAGGCAAAACTGATCGAAGCCCAGGATCAACAGCGGTGGCAAAACTTCCTTAACCTCAAACGACTTTGGAACGGCAGCAAGAAAGCAGGCATCAAAGTTGGTGAACACTTTGCCGAAAACAATGTCTGGGCAAAAGGCGCGATCGCTTTTCTTGAAGGTGTTAGTGAAGATGGGAAATAA
- a CDS encoding ParA family protein, producing MVKVIALFNQAGGVAKTSLTMNVGYQLAQRNRRVLLADMDPQASLTTFMGLDVYNLSRTIYNAVVLSEAMPIHKGIHGMDLAPANLRLSAAELELVVADMRDLRLKEALAPFLDSYDFILIDCPPSLGILSYLSLVAATHTLIPIQTHYKALVGTDLLLDTISRVRARANKSLKIAGIVPTMHEAQTVQAKMSLQTIDDQLSQVGRIYPPIPRSIAFADASQEHLPLALFAPKHPAIAILDTIAQGLEEL from the coding sequence GTGGTAAAAGTTATCGCACTGTTTAATCAAGCGGGAGGGGTTGCCAAGACCAGTTTGACGATGAATGTGGGCTATCAGTTAGCTCAGAGAAATCGTCGAGTGCTGCTGGCCGACATGGACCCTCAAGCCTCCTTGACTACTTTTATGGGGTTGGACGTATACAACCTATCTCGCACTATTTATAATGCTGTGGTTTTGAGCGAAGCGATGCCAATCCATAAGGGCATACACGGAATGGATCTGGCTCCAGCTAATTTGAGGCTTAGTGCAGCCGAATTGGAATTAGTTGTGGCAGATATGCGCGATCTTCGCTTAAAGGAAGCTCTAGCTCCATTTCTAGATTCCTACGATTTCATCCTGATCGACTGCCCCCCTAGCCTTGGTATTCTCAGCTACCTGAGCCTTGTTGCCGCTACTCATACATTGATTCCTATTCAAACGCACTACAAAGCATTGGTTGGAACCGATCTATTGCTGGATACAATTTCTCGTGTGCGTGCTCGTGCTAACAAATCCTTGAAGATCGCTGGGATCGTTCCTACAATGCATGAGGCACAAACAGTTCAAGCTAAGATGAGCCTCCAAACAATCGACGATCAGCTATCTCAAGTGGGTAGGATCTATCCTCCGATTCCTCGCTCGATTGCGTTTGCTGACGCATCCCAGGAACACCTTCCACTTGCCCTTTTTGCACCGAAGCATCCTGCGATCGCAATTCTAGATACTATTGCCCAAGGTTTAGAGGAATTGTAA
- a CDS encoding ParB/RepB/Spo0J family partition protein: MATRKRTAQPYQMRNVGGLLEELGDEPSTEMPVDKIRLPKDQPRKYFDPAKMRELVESVREYGILEPLLVRPLADGEYELVAGERRYRAAKEVGLDTIPIVSRDLNDQDAIRIALVENLQREDLNPVEETEAILNLLTVELNLSKEDVTSLLNQVANAKKRGQELTGNVSRQIEQVGEVLSSIADITPETFRTTRLPLLNLPPDILDSLRQGQIEYTKAKAIAKIKNPEQRKALLKRAIDEGLSLTQIRAEITAAGQPNDSNQPPTLRDDFDRIYGKLKKSDVWNDSKKQNRLKKLMTEIESLLEGK, from the coding sequence ATGGCGACGAGAAAGCGAACAGCACAACCTTACCAGATGCGAAACGTAGGTGGCTTGCTAGAGGAACTGGGCGATGAACCTTCTACTGAGATGCCTGTTGATAAAATTCGCCTACCTAAGGATCAGCCTCGCAAGTACTTTGACCCCGCCAAGATGCGTGAACTGGTGGAGTCAGTCCGTGAGTATGGCATTCTTGAGCCTCTGCTGGTGCGCCCGTTAGCAGATGGAGAATACGAGCTTGTTGCTGGGGAGAGACGATACAGAGCCGCAAAAGAGGTGGGGCTGGATACAATTCCCATCGTCAGCCGAGATCTCAATGACCAGGATGCCATCCGCATTGCTCTTGTAGAAAATCTTCAACGGGAAGACCTTAACCCTGTGGAAGAAACAGAGGCTATTCTAAATCTCCTCACTGTCGAGTTGAACCTCAGCAAGGAGGACGTAACTTCTCTACTGAACCAGGTTGCTAATGCGAAAAAACGAGGGCAGGAGTTGACGGGAAACGTTTCACGTCAAATTGAGCAAGTTGGTGAAGTGCTCTCTAGCATTGCTGATATAACGCCTGAAACCTTTCGTACAACTCGCCTTCCGCTGTTAAACCTGCCTCCTGACATTCTCGATTCCCTTCGGCAAGGGCAGATCGAGTATACGAAAGCGAAGGCGATCGCCAAAATTAAAAATCCTGAACAGCGGAAGGCACTCTTAAAGCGGGCAATTGATGAAGGACTTTCTCTTACACAGATTCGGGCTGAGATTACTGCAGCAGGACAACCCAATGACAGCAATCAGCCTCCTACCTTAAGAGATGACTTCGACAGAATATATGGAAAGTTGAAGAAGTCTGATGTTTGGAATGACAGCAAAAAACAAAATCGTCTCAAAAAGCTGATGACGGAAATTGAATCCTTGCTAGAAGGAAAATAG
- a CDS encoding PDDEXK nuclease domain-containing protein, whose translation MTDSLFPDIARYNAFFDALKTRIRTAQLRASLAVNQELMFLYWHIGREILKRQQEEGWGSKVVSRLAEDLKREFPDMKGFSRTNLLYMRAFAEAYPDEAIVQRSAGQIPWRHNQVLLDKLKTLEERLWYAQKSLEGGWSRDILVMQIETGLYDRQGGAITNFERTLPKPQSDLAQQIVKDPYALDFLTLSDEAQERDLERGLVSHIRDFLMELGTGFAFVGSQYPLEVSGKEYRLDLLFYHIPLHRYVVIDLKMGEFEPQHSGQMSFYVAAVDNILRTERDDPTIGIILCKSKDRTTVEYALQGSNQPISVSSYQFQSKLPPALEKSLPTAEQLEIALNTAIAQIEASPEEE comes from the coding sequence GTGACCGATTCCCTCTTCCCTGACATTGCCCGTTACAATGCTTTCTTCGATGCGCTTAAGACGCGCATTCGGACAGCGCAGCTTCGAGCATCCCTGGCAGTTAACCAGGAACTGATGTTTCTCTACTGGCACATTGGTCGAGAAATCCTCAAGCGCCAGCAAGAAGAGGGGTGGGGAAGCAAGGTCGTCAGTAGACTAGCGGAAGACCTGAAACGGGAATTCCCTGATATGAAGGGTTTCTCGCGGACAAATCTACTCTACATGCGAGCTTTTGCAGAGGCTTACCCAGACGAGGCAATTGTCCAGCGCAGCGCAGGACAAATTCCGTGGCGACACAATCAGGTGTTGCTGGACAAGCTGAAAACGTTAGAAGAACGCCTCTGGTATGCCCAGAAATCGCTGGAGGGTGGGTGGAGCCGGGACATTCTGGTGATGCAAATCGAAACTGGATTGTATGATCGCCAGGGCGGTGCTATTACGAATTTTGAACGTACCCTACCCAAACCCCAGTCAGACCTGGCGCAGCAGATCGTTAAAGACCCCTATGCGCTGGACTTTTTGACGTTAAGTGATGAGGCACAAGAGAGGGATCTGGAGCGGGGACTGGTATCGCATATCCGTGATTTTCTGATGGAATTGGGCACAGGCTTTGCGTTTGTGGGCAGCCAGTACCCACTGGAAGTTAGCGGCAAGGAATACAGGCTTGACTTGTTGTTTTATCACATTCCCCTACACCGCTATGTGGTAATTGACCTAAAAATGGGGGAATTTGAACCGCAGCACTCTGGGCAAATGAGTTTTTATGTCGCGGCGGTGGATAACATTCTGCGGACGGAGCGAGATGACCCCACAATCGGCATTATTCTCTGCAAGTCAAAGGACCGCACCACTGTCGAATACGCGCTTCAGGGTAGTAATCAACCGATTAGCGTTTCTTCTTATCAGTTCCAGTCTAAATTGCCGCCAGCACTGGAAAAGAGCCTTCCAACCGCAGAACAATTGGAGATTGCGTTGAACACTGCGATCGCCCAAATCGAAGCGTCTCCAGAAGAAGAGTGA
- a CDS encoding helix-turn-helix domain-containing protein — MMYVIFCPNPLQKPYSIKQPEAGRFIRDLRQLTGLTQEQFGLRVGVSYETVSRWENGRMQPSSLAFRQLQQLAQEFGDTGKALLERYTSDPLSPGAPSYGST; from the coding sequence ATGATGTACGTCATATTTTGCCCAAATCCCTTGCAAAAGCCCTACTCAATCAAGCAGCCAGAAGCGGGTCGCTTCATCCGAGATCTGCGTCAATTGACCGGATTGACGCAGGAGCAGTTTGGGCTGCGGGTTGGGGTGTCTTATGAAACTGTAAGCCGATGGGAGAACGGAAGGATGCAGCCTTCCTCTCTAGCGTTCAGGCAGCTTCAGCAGTTAGCCCAGGAGTTTGGAGACACGGGTAAAGCTTTGTTAGAACGGTATACATCTGATCCCCTATCTCCAGGAGCGCCGTCGTATGGTTCGACTTGA